The nucleotide sequence GGGTGCTGGTCGCCCCGGCCCTGCTCCGGCTGCGCGTACGCTTCGACCGGCTGCTGCTGACCCCGACCCGCTCGGCCGAGCTGGCGCTACGGGTACGGCGGCTCACCGAGACCCGGGCCGACGCCGTCGACAGCCAGGCGGCCGAGCTGCGCCGGATCGAACGGGACCTGCACGACGGGGCGCAGGCCCGGCTGATCGCCGTCGGGCTCAGCCTGGCCGGGGTGGAACGGCTGATCGAGGAGGACCCGGCCGCCGCGCAGGCGCTGGTGGCGCAGGCCAGGGCGGCTTCGGCGACCGCGCTGACCGAGCTGCGGGACCTGGTCCGGGGCATCCATCCGCCGGTACTCGCCGAGCGGGGGCTGCCGGACGCGATCCGGGCGGTGGCGCTGGACAGCCCGGTCCCGGTGCGGGTGACCGGGGAGTTGGCCGGTCGGCTGGACCCGCCGGTGGAGTCGGCGGCGTACTTCAGCGTGCTGGAGGCGCTGGCCAACGCCAGCCGGCACGGCGGGGCGAGCCGGGTGGAGGTCGACATCACGCACACCGGCACGGTGCTGCGGATCACCGTGGCCGACGACGGCCGGGGCGGCGCCGACCCGGCCCGGGGCAGCGGGCTGGCCGGGGTGCGGCGTCGGCTGGGCGCCTTCGACGGGACGCTAACCGTGCACAGCCCGGCCGGCGGCCCGACGCTGCTGACCGTGCGGATCCCCTGCCCGCTGTCCGGGTAGCGCCTCCGCTGTCGGAGTAACGCACCCGCTGCCGGGGGTGGCAACCGCCGCCCAGGTGCCGGCCTGGCCGGCCCCCGGGGGGTCAGGTCGAGGCGGTGCCGGTGGGCCGGGAGCGCAGTTCGGCGACGTAGTCGTCGGGGGCGCCGGCCTTCTCGGCCGCGTTGGCGATCTCCGACAGGTACCAGGCGGTGGGCAGGCCGCCCTCGTAGCCGGCGAAGACGTACACCCAGGCGGTGACCTCGCCGTCCAGGGTGACCACCCGGACGTGCAGCTTCCGATACGTGCCGGAGGCCACCCCCTCGACCTCGTCGAGTTGCGCGGCGTCGAAGGAGTGCACGTCGTAGAGTGCGACGAAGACCCGATCGCCGGGCGACTCGACGATTGTGGTGACGGCACCCTCCCAGCCGATCACCCCCTCACCGGCGAAGGTGAGCCGCCAGCCTTCCAGCCAGCCGGTGCCCACCATCGGTGAGTGCGGGCAGTAGGCACGCATCCGGGCGGGATCGAGGTTTGAGCCGTACGCGGCGTAATGACGCACGGCGATGACGATAGCCCGGTGGAGGGGTGGGGGAGAATACGACCGTGCGTGTCGAACTGGTTCTGGACAAGATTGTCACTGTGGGCAGCGACGGAGGGCGAGCACTGTGAGCCGGATTGTGATCATCGGCGGCGGACCGGCCGGCTACGAGGCGGCCCTGGTGGCGGCCCAGTTGGACGCGGACGTGACGGTGGTCGAGGCGGACGGCGCGGGCGGGGCGTGCGTGCTGCACGACTGCGTACCGTCGAAGACCTTCATCGCCAGCTCCGACGTGGTGACCGGATCCCGGGACACTGAGGAGTTCGGGGTGCACTCGAACGGGCTGGACAGCGTCACCGTCGACGCCCCGACCGTGTACGGCCGGGTCAAGCGGCTGGCCCTGGCCCAGTCCGCGGACATCCAGGCCAAACTGATCAAGGCTGGCGTGACCTTCGTCTCCGGCCGGGCCCGGCTCGGCGAGGACACGCTCGGTCACACCCACCGGGTACTCGTCACCCCGTCGGACGGTGACTCGACGTACTCGATGGACGCCTCGACCGTGCTGATCGCCACCGGCGCCACCCCTCGGGTGCTGCCCAGCGCGGTCCCGGACGGGGAGCGGATCCTGGACTGGCGCCAGGTGTACGACCTTTCCGAGCTGCCGGAACGGCTGATCGTGATCGGCTCCGGCGTGACCGGTGCGGAGTTCGCCAGCGCGTACCTGGCGATGGGGGTCGGGGTGACCCTGGTCTCCAGCCGCGACCGGGTGATGCCGCACGAGGACCCGGACGCCGCCGCCGCGATCGAGCAGGTCTTCCGGGCCCGGGGGATGGAGATCCTCAACAACAGCCGGGCGAACGCGGTCCGCCGCACCGGCGACGGGGTGGAGGTGGAACTCGCCGACGGCCGGCTGGTGCACGGCTCGCACGCGCTGATGGCGGTCGGCTCGGTGCCGAACACGGCCGACCTCGGGCTGACCGAGTACGGCGTGGCGGTCGGCCCCGGCGGCTTCGTCAGCACCGACCGGGTCTCCCGGACGAACGTGCCCGGCATCTACGCCGCCGGTGACTGCACCGGGGTGCTGCCGCTGGCCAGTGTCGCCGCGATGCAGGGCCGGATCGCGATGTGGCACGCGCTCGGCGACTCGGTCTCGCCGCTGCGGCTGCGTACCGTCGCCGCGAACGTCTTCACCGACCCGGAACTCGCCACCGTCGGGGTGTCGCAGAACGAGGTGGACTCCGGCAGGGTGCCGGCCCGCCAGGTGATGCTGCCGCTGGCCGGCAACGCCCGGGCGAAGATGGCGGACCTGCGCGACGGCTTCGTGAAGCTGTTCTGCCGGCCGGCCAGCGGGCAGGTGGTCGGCGGGGTGGTGGTGGCGCCGCGGGCCAGCGAGCTGATCCTGCCGATCACGATGGCGGTGGAGAACAACCTCACCGTCGACCAGTTGGCGATGACCTTCACCATCTATCCGTCGCTGTCCGGCTCGATCACCGAGGCGGCCCGGCAGTTGATGCTGCACGAGCTGGAGTAGCCGGTCCGAAGTCGGGCCGGGGCCGATCCGGGCGGCGGGTACGGAGGGCTTCGCGGGGCGGTGCGGGCGCGGCGGTCGGCGTACCGTTGTCGGCGCGCGAGCCGTCTCCCGTCGGGTCCCCCGTTCCCGGTGGTCGAGGCGGCTCGCCACCGGGCCGCCGGCGGGTCCCGCGCCGGCGGCCCTTCCACGAGGTACGACGCGTGCACAGTTCATGCGTGGGGCCACCATACTCTCGTTATCGGTATATGCTGCTGTCATGACAGAGACGTTCCGGGAGCCGACGTTCCTCGTCCTCACCGCCCTGGCCGAGCAGCCGCAGCACGGCTACGGGGTGCTGGAGGACGTACGCCGGATCTCCGACGGCCAGGTGCGGCTGCGGGCCGGCACCCTCTACGCGGTGCTGGACCGGCTCCGCGTCGAAGGGCTGGTCGAGGTGGACCGCGAGGAGGTCGTGCAGTCCCGGCTGCGGCGCTACTACCGGATCACCGGTCTGGGCGCGCAACGCCTCGCCGAGGAGGTCTTCCGGCTCCGGCGCAACGCCGAAGCCGCCGCGACCCGGCTGCGCAACAGTGGTTTCGTCCCCGAGGGAGGCCCGGCATGACCGGCGACGAGTCGCAGCACCACCCCGCCCTGGAGCGCCGCTACCGGCGACTGCTGGCCTGCTATCCGTGGGAGCACCGCCGGGCGTACGAGGAGGAGATGCTCGGGGTGCTGCTCGCCGACTCCCGCCCCGGCCAGCGCTGGCCGGCACCGGCGGACGCGGCGAACCTCGCGCTCACCGCGATCAGGACCCGGCTCGGGCACGCCAGCCGGGCCGTCGTCGACCGGAGCTGGTCGGGGGCGGCGGCCACCGCCGGCCTGCTGGCCGCCGTCCTGCTCAGTTACCTGCACGCGCTTCCGCTGGTCAGGCAGGCAGCCTGGGCGCTCGGCCGGGCGGCGCCGGACGACATCGTCTGGTATCCGGACCCGGCCCTGTGGACCCGGGCCGGACTCTGGACCCTGACCGTGCTCGCCGTGCTCGCCGGTCCGCGCCGGCTTGCGCCGCTGCTCGCCTGGCCGGCCGTGCTTGTGGAACTGGTCGCGCTGCCGTCCCGCTACGCCCAGGAACCGGTGACGGTGTTGCAGATGCTGACCCAGACGCTGCTCGAGGTCTGCTGCGCCGTCGCGCTGACCGTGCCAGCGCCGCGCCGGGCGGCCGTGACGGTACTCGGCCGGACCCGGCTGCTGGTGGTAGGTGGCGGCACCGTGTTGTTGCTGGCCGTCAGCGGGACAGAGAGTTATCTGAGCAACCCCTGGGATGTCGACCCGACCGTGCAGGCGATGGTCTCCTTCCTGGTGCCGGCCGGGATGCTGGTGATCGCCTTCGCGGTCTGGGGCGTTCCGGCGCCGGTCCGCCGCCGGATGCTGGCGCTGCTCGCGCCACTCGCCGCGGTGCTGCTTACCGTTCGGTTCGGGCTGGCCGGCTGGGAGTACTCCAACCAGCACATGGGACATCCGGTCTACCTGGTGCCCGCCCAGTGAGTGTTGCTGATCCTGGTGCCGTCGACGACGCTCGTCCTCGGTTTCGTCGCGGTGCGCAGACGTGAGCAGACGCTCCGGCTGGTCGCCCTCGGCCGGAGTGCCGATCGACAACGGTGATCGTGTGTTGTGGTCGTGTTACGCGGGCGCAACGAGGTCGGCGTAACGTCAGGCCATGGCGGACTTGTTCGAGGACTACCGCCTCGGCCCGGGCTGGGACGAGATGTTCGGCGCGCCAGGGATGCCCCGGGACGCGTACGAGGCACTGCACGCCACCCTGCAACCGCTGTCCAGCGTCGAACTACGGGTCCGGGCCGACGTACTCGCCCGGGCCTTCCTCGACCAGGGGATCACCTTCGCGCTCAAGGGCGTCGAACGGCCGTTCCCGCTGGACATCGTGCCCCGGATCATCGCCGCCGACGAGTGGCGGACGGTCGAGGCCGGCGTCGCCCAGCGGGTGCGGACCCTGGAGGCGTTCCTCGCCGACATCTACGGCGCCGGGCAGGTGCTCGCCGACGGGGTGGTGCCGCGCCGGGTGGTGGTGACCAGCGCGCACTTCCACCGCGAGGCGGCCGGGATCGTCCCGCACAACGGGGTACGCGTGCACGTCGCCGGGGTCGACCTGGTCCGCGACGAGCGCGGCGACTTCCGGGTGCTGGAGGACAACGTGCGGGTCCCGTCCGGGGTCAGCTACGTGATGGAGAACCGCCGGGCGATGGCACACGTGCTCCCCGAGGTCTTCGCCGCGACCCGGATCCAGCCGGTCGAGTCGTACCCGGGGCAGTTGCTGCGGGCCCTGCGCGCGGCGGCGCCGGTCGGGATCGCCGACCCGACGGTGGTGGTGTTGACCCCCGGCGTGCACAACTCCGCCTATTTCGAGCACGCCCTGCTGGCCCGCGAGATGGGCGTCGAGCTGGTCGAGGGTCGGGACCTCGTCTGCGTGGGTAACGAGGTCGCCATGCGCACCACCGCGGGCGAGCAGCGGGTCGACGTCATCTACCGGCGCATCGACGACGAGTTCCTGGATCCGGTGCACTTCCGGGCCGACTCGGTGCTCGGGGTGGCCGGGCTGCTCAACGCGGCCCGGGCCGGCCGGGTCACCGTCGCCAACGCGATCGGCAACGGGGTGGCGGACGACAAGCTGCTCTACTCGTACGTCCCGGACCTGATCCGCTACTACCTGGGCGAGGAGCCGATCCTGTCCAATGTGGAGACGTACCGGCTGGAGGACCCGGAGGTGCGCGACCACGTCCTGGACCGGCTCGACGAACTCGTGCTCAAGCCGGTCGACGGCTCCGGCGGAGCCGGCATCGTGATCGGCTCGCAGGCGAGCGACGAGGAGCTGGCCGAGCTGCGGCACCGGATCGCCGTCGACCCGCGCGGCTGGATCGCCCAACGCGAGGTGGCGCTCTCCATGGTGCCGACCCTGGTCGACAACCGGCTGCGGGCCCGGCATGTCGACCTGCGGCCGTTCGCGGTGAACGACGGCCAGCGGGTCACCGTGCTGCCCGGCGGGCTGACCCGGGTGGCGCTGCCGGAGGGGGCGCTGGTGGTCAACTCCAGCCAGGGCGGCGGTTCCAAGGACACCTGGATACTCGCCGAACCGGTCGCCACGCTCAGCCCGGTGGAGCTGGTGGGCATCGAGCCGGTCGATCCGGAGGGCGTGCTGGGCCCGCCCGTGCCGGCGCCGCGCAGCCCCGACCCGGGTCCGGACGCCGGCCTGGTCAGCGTGCAGCAGCAGCAACAGCAACAGTCCGCCCGGGACGAGGCCGCACACCGGGTCCGGACGTGCGGCGCCGCTGCCGCCGCGCCGGGGTGGTCGTCGTGCTGAGCCGGATCGCCGAGTCGCTCTACTGGATCGGCAGGTACGTCGAACGGGCCGAGGACACCGCCCGGATCCTCGACGTGCACCTGCACCGGATGCTCGCCGACCCGTGGGTGGACGAGGCGACCGCCTGCCGGTCCCTGCTCACCGTGATGGGTGCCGGCTCGCTCGACCAGCCGGTCACCGCCGCCCGGGTGGTCGGGGTGCTCGGCCTGGACCCGGAGAGCCCGAGTTCGGTGGTCGGTGCCCTGGCCGCCGCCCGGGAGAACGCCCGGGGCGCCCGGGAGACCATCTCGGCCGACATGTGGGAGTGCCTCAACTCGACCTGGCACGGCCTGCCGGCGGTCCGGCGCCGGGCCGAACAGCAGGGCGTACACGCGTTCTTCAGGTGGGTCCGGGAACGCTGCGCCGTGATGGCCGGGCTGACCGACGCCACCATGAGCCGGGACGAGGGCTGGCTCTTCCTGGTACTCGGCCGCAGCGTCGAACGGGTCGACATGACCGCCCGGCTGCTCTCCACGCACGTACGCGCCGGCGGCAGCATCCCGTCCTGGCTGACCCTGCTGCGCTCCTGCGGCGCCTGGGAGACGTTCCTGCGCACCTACCGGGGCTCGCTCGACGACCGGTACGCCGCCGAGTTCCTGCTGCTCGACCGGCTCTTTCCCCGCTCGGTCTTCGCCGCGCTCTCCAGGGCCGAGGGGTGCCTGCGGGAGTTGGAACCGGCCGGCGGGCCGGGGCAGCCCGGCCGGACCGGGGTCTCCACCGAGGCGCAGCGGATCATCGGCCGGGCCCGGACCGGCCTGGAGTTCCGGGCCGCCGACGAGCTGATCGACGACCTGGCGGCGGTGCTGGCCGGGCTGGAACGCACCTGTTCGCAGGTGAACGACGCGGTCTCCCGCCGCTACTTCCGGCAGACCTCGGCGGTGGCCTGGCTGCCGGAGACGGTGTCGTGACGGTGCCCGGCCGCGGTGCCACGGCGGCGGGGCGGTGCGGGAAGTCGTGGCCGTGCGGAGGGTCGTGGCGGTGCGGGGAGTAGCGGCCGTGTGGGAAGTCGTGGCGGTGTGGGAAGTGTTGTGGCGGGGCGGGAAGGGAACGAGATGACGGTGGACAGCTGGCGGTTGCGGATCCGGCACCAGACCGGCTTCAGCTACGCCGGGCCGGTCGCCTCGTCCTACAACGAGGCGCGGATGTCGCCGCGCAACGAGGCCCGCCAGGCGGTGCTGGAGGCGCGGGTGGAGGTGTGGCCGTCGGCCCGGACCTACCGGTACGAGGACTACTGGGGGACCGTGGTGACCGCCTTCGACCTGCACGACGCGCACGACTCGTTGCAGGTCACCGCCATCTCCACTGTGGAGACCCTCGGCCCCGGCGACCAGTTGGCGGCGACCGACGGGGTGAGCTGGGCCGACCTGCGCGGGCCGGAGAACGCCGACCGCTGGTACGAGCTGTTGCTGCCGACCCCGCGTACCGCGCTGGACGAGGAGCTGACCGGGCTGGCCGAGTCCGTCCGGGCCGCCCAGCCGACCCCGCACGCCGCCGCGATGGCGCTCTGCGAGCAGGTCAGGGACGAGGTCGCGTACGCCTCCGGTGCCACCGGCGTGCAGACCGACGCCGTACAGGCCTGGCGGCAGCGCAAGGGCGTCTGCCAGGACATCAGTCACCTGGTGGTCGGGCTGCTGCGCGCCGTCGGCATCCCGGCCCGGTACGTCTCCGGCTACCTGCACCCGGCCCCGGACGCGGCGATCGGGGACGGCGTCGTCGGGCAGAGCCACGCCTGGGTGGAGTGGTGGGTGGGCCGGTGGACGGCCTTCGACCCGACCAACGGGATACCGGTCGGCGAACGGCACGTGGTGGTCGGCCGGGGCCGGGAGTACGGCGACGTCCCGCCGTTGAAGGGTGTCTACGCGGGCCCGGCCAACACCGGGCAGGGTGTCGAGGTGACTATCACCCGGCTGCGCTGAACTGGGCTGCGCGGAACTGGGCTGCGCTGAACTGGGCTGCGCGGAACTGGGCTGCGACGGTGCGGGCGGCGGGAGTACCGTGGCCGCCATGCGCAGCGCGATGCGGGAGCCGACGACGCCGGGTCACCCCGGCGTGCCGCGCTGACGCATACCGAACTCGTCGACGGCCCCGGGGCGATCCGCCCCGGGGCTTCGTCGTGCGCACCGGATCGGGCGCGGCCCCGGGCGGGCAGCCACCGGGCACACCAGATCTGGGAGCTGACATGCACGACCACCGTAGGCTCGGCCGCGAGCTCGAGCTGTTCCACGCCGACCCGCTCTCCGGCGCCGGCCTGCCGGTCTGGCTGCCGGCCGGCGCCGCCGCCCGGCACGCCGTCGAGTCCTACGTCCGGGAACTGGAGCGCCGGGCCGGCTACCAGCACGTGTACTCGCCGCCGCTGGGCAAGCGCGAACTCTTCGAACTCTCCGGGCACCTCGGCTATTTCGCCGACGACATGTTCCCGGTGCTGCGGCTCTCCGCCGACGACGAGTTCGTACTCCGCCCGGCGCTCTGCCCGCACCACGCCCTGGTCTACTGCTCCCGGGGCCGGTCCTACCGGGAGTTGCCGCTGCGCGTCGCCGAACTCGGCGGGATGTACCGGCCGGAGCGTTCCGGGGTGCTCGGCGGGCTGAGCCGGGTACGCGCGATCTCGCTGAACGACGCGCACAACTTCTGCGTACCCGAGCAGGTCGGTGCCGAGGTCGCCGAGGTGCTGGAACTGATCCGGGAGGCACACGCCGCGCTCGGGGTACGCCCGGCGGGTTTCCGGCTGTCGCTGCGCGGACCGGGCGAGAAGTACGTCGGCGACGACGGCGGGTGGCGGCGTGCCGAGGAGCTGCTGCGCGCGGCGCTGTCCGGGCTGCCGTACGTCGAGGCGCCCGGGGAGGCGGCGTTCTACGGGCCGAAGATCGACATCCAGGTACGGGACGAGGCGGGCCGCGAGTCGACCCTCTCCACCATCCAACTCGACTTCGACAAGCCGGAGCGGTTCGACCTGACCTACACCGACGCCCGGGGGCAGCGGGTCCGGCCGGTGATGCTGCACCGCAGCCTGGTCGGCAGCCTGGAGCGGCTCTTCGCGTATCTGATCGAGGTGCACGCCGGTGCCTTTCCGGCCTGGTACGCCCCGGTCCAGGTGCGGGTGCTGCCGGTCGGTGCGGAGCAGGTGGCGGCGGCCGAGGCGTTCCGCCGGGACTGCGTACTCGCCGGGCTGCGGGCGGAGCTGGCCACCGAGGGGTCGCTCGGTGCCCGGGTCCGGGACGCCGCCCTTCGCCGGGTCCCGTACGCGGCGGTGCTGGGCGCCCGGGAGGTGGCGGACGGGCGGGTGGCGTTGCGGCTGCGGGACGGCCGGGGGCTGGACCCGATGGCCGCGCCGGACGCGCTTGCCCTGGTCGCCGGGGTGGTGGCCAGCCGGTCGGCGGAACTCCTGCCCTGACGCCGTGCCGGGCGTCGCTCGCCCGGTGCCCAGCGTGGCGGCAAGTGGGGGATGTTCCCGCGCCGGGCGTGGCACGCGCTTCGTCAGGCGTGGCCGCAGGCGGGGAGAGGTCCCGCGGGCGTGGCACGCGCTTCGTCAGGCGGGGTTGTCCCGCGTTGAGCGTGATACCACCAAGGCATCATGATGCCTCGGTGGTATCACCGTCGAACAGGTGGTCGCCGTCGACACGCTCGACCAGCATATCTTGTCGCTGACAAGATATGCTGGCCGGATGAGCGACGAGAGCGCCGCGCCGGGCCGGCCGTACCACCATGGAGACCTGCGGCGGACGTTGCTGGCCGCGGCCGCGACCGCGATCGGCGAGTCCGGCCCGGCCGGGCTCAGCCTGCGCGACCTGGCCCGCCGGGCCGGCGTCTCGCACGCGGCCCCGGCGCACCACTTCGGCGACA is from Micromonospora sp. WMMD1102 and encodes:
- a CDS encoding gamma-glutamylcyclotransferase — protein: MRHYAAYGSNLDPARMRAYCPHSPMVGTGWLEGWRLTFAGEGVIGWEGAVTTIVESPGDRVFVALYDVHSFDAAQLDEVEGVASGTYRKLHVRVVTLDGEVTAWVYVFAGYEGGLPTAWYLSEIANAAEKAGAPDDYVAELRSRPTGTAST
- a CDS encoding NAD(P)H-quinone dehydrogenase; protein product: MSRIVIIGGGPAGYEAALVAAQLDADVTVVEADGAGGACVLHDCVPSKTFIASSDVVTGSRDTEEFGVHSNGLDSVTVDAPTVYGRVKRLALAQSADIQAKLIKAGVTFVSGRARLGEDTLGHTHRVLVTPSDGDSTYSMDASTVLIATGATPRVLPSAVPDGERILDWRQVYDLSELPERLIVIGSGVTGAEFASAYLAMGVGVTLVSSRDRVMPHEDPDAAAAIEQVFRARGMEILNNSRANAVRRTGDGVEVELADGRLVHGSHALMAVGSVPNTADLGLTEYGVAVGPGGFVSTDRVSRTNVPGIYAAGDCTGVLPLASVAAMQGRIAMWHALGDSVSPLRLRTVAANVFTDPELATVGVSQNEVDSGRVPARQVMLPLAGNARAKMADLRDGFVKLFCRPASGQVVGGVVVAPRASELILPITMAVENNLTVDQLAMTFTIYPSLSGSITEAARQLMLHELE
- a CDS encoding helix-turn-helix transcriptional regulator yields the protein MTETFREPTFLVLTALAEQPQHGYGVLEDVRRISDGQVRLRAGTLYAVLDRLRVEGLVEVDREEVVQSRLRRYYRITGLGAQRLAEEVFRLRRNAEAAATRLRNSGFVPEGGPA
- a CDS encoding circularly permuted type 2 ATP-grasp protein, with the translated sequence MADLFEDYRLGPGWDEMFGAPGMPRDAYEALHATLQPLSSVELRVRADVLARAFLDQGITFALKGVERPFPLDIVPRIIAADEWRTVEAGVAQRVRTLEAFLADIYGAGQVLADGVVPRRVVVTSAHFHREAAGIVPHNGVRVHVAGVDLVRDERGDFRVLEDNVRVPSGVSYVMENRRAMAHVLPEVFAATRIQPVESYPGQLLRALRAAAPVGIADPTVVVLTPGVHNSAYFEHALLAREMGVELVEGRDLVCVGNEVAMRTTAGEQRVDVIYRRIDDEFLDPVHFRADSVLGVAGLLNAARAGRVTVANAIGNGVADDKLLYSYVPDLIRYYLGEEPILSNVETYRLEDPEVRDHVLDRLDELVLKPVDGSGGAGIVIGSQASDEELAELRHRIAVDPRGWIAQREVALSMVPTLVDNRLRARHVDLRPFAVNDGQRVTVLPGGLTRVALPEGALVVNSSQGGGSKDTWILAEPVATLSPVELVGIEPVDPEGVLGPPVPAPRSPDPGPDAGLVSVQQQQQQQSARDEAAHRVRTCGAAAAAPGWSSC
- a CDS encoding alpha-E domain-containing protein, with translation MLSRIAESLYWIGRYVERAEDTARILDVHLHRMLADPWVDEATACRSLLTVMGAGSLDQPVTAARVVGVLGLDPESPSSVVGALAAARENARGARETISADMWECLNSTWHGLPAVRRRAEQQGVHAFFRWVRERCAVMAGLTDATMSRDEGWLFLVLGRSVERVDMTARLLSTHVRAGGSIPSWLTLLRSCGAWETFLRTYRGSLDDRYAAEFLLLDRLFPRSVFAALSRAEGCLRELEPAGGPGQPGRTGVSTEAQRIIGRARTGLEFRAADELIDDLAAVLAGLERTCSQVNDAVSRRYFRQTSAVAWLPETVS
- a CDS encoding transglutaminase family protein; translated protein: MTVDSWRLRIRHQTGFSYAGPVASSYNEARMSPRNEARQAVLEARVEVWPSARTYRYEDYWGTVVTAFDLHDAHDSLQVTAISTVETLGPGDQLAATDGVSWADLRGPENADRWYELLLPTPRTALDEELTGLAESVRAAQPTPHAAAMALCEQVRDEVAYASGATGVQTDAVQAWRQRKGVCQDISHLVVGLLRAVGIPARYVSGYLHPAPDAAIGDGVVGQSHAWVEWWVGRWTAFDPTNGIPVGERHVVVGRGREYGDVPPLKGVYAGPANTGQGVEVTITRLR
- the thrS gene encoding threonine--tRNA ligase; its protein translation is MHDHRRLGRELELFHADPLSGAGLPVWLPAGAAARHAVESYVRELERRAGYQHVYSPPLGKRELFELSGHLGYFADDMFPVLRLSADDEFVLRPALCPHHALVYCSRGRSYRELPLRVAELGGMYRPERSGVLGGLSRVRAISLNDAHNFCVPEQVGAEVAEVLELIREAHAALGVRPAGFRLSLRGPGEKYVGDDGGWRRAEELLRAALSGLPYVEAPGEAAFYGPKIDIQVRDEAGRESTLSTIQLDFDKPERFDLTYTDARGQRVRPVMLHRSLVGSLERLFAYLIEVHAGAFPAWYAPVQVRVLPVGAEQVAAAEAFRRDCVLAGLRAELATEGSLGARVRDAALRRVPYAAVLGAREVADGRVALRLRDGRGLDPMAAPDALALVAGVVASRSAELLP